Below is a genomic region from Geoglobus acetivorans.
GGAGCCGGATGGGTTTATCTGATGAACTGAGCATAAATCCTTCTGATTTCCTTTGCTTTGGCGCTTCTCCCATCCTTCCTGAGCAATCCGCCATTTATCAGCTTTATTCTTGTTATTCTGTATTTCCTTCCCTCGATGGGGATTACCTCTCCAACACTGAACTCCACTTCTCCGGGAGTGAATATCTCGTAGGGTGTTGTTACAGCGCCTTTGTGAAGGCTGAACCTGACCTTAACCTCTCCAACGTCTCTCAACCACACAGTTTCAATATCTCCAGCACCAGCAACGTCAACCCTTTTCCCGTTTTTCAGTTCCAGAGATGTTATCTCCCCGAGCCTGTATCCTTCCTCAGTCTCCACAACGATTTCTTCTCCCACTGTCAGGGTTTCCGAGGGGCTGGCTTCAATCTTCCCTCTTTCCGAGTAATTG
It encodes:
- a CDS encoding HVO_0476 family zinc finger protein — its product is MIKEIFCDTCKDETPHRLINPSKNLFQCEVCSSVTEYKKEKKIEIRAIISKDNYSERGKIEASPSETLTVGEEIVVETEEGYRLGEITSLELKNGKRVDVAGAGDIETVWLRDVGEVKVRFSLHKGAVTTPYEIFTPGEVEFSVGEVIPIEGRKYRITRIKLINGGLLRKDGRSAKAKEIRRIYAQFIR